A single region of the Drosophila miranda strain MSH22 chromosome 2, D.miranda_PacBio2.1, whole genome shotgun sequence genome encodes:
- the LOC108154301 gene encoding uncharacterized protein LOC108154301, whose product MKASRVLQYLLVCIAVALGLVLQANADCPLSRPMIEGTNRIFTNRDLSGNYAPKLIQSVQAGEVLHMICQPDDIVQTTCEPDTNFNPPLPMSCIYPMPATATIVTDASCPATMYSIGYTINNQQLELYRACYDRTNVRALFTTHTVYGKTFFPARPPVYFSLDNVLSPADASTFMPSSIYGAFRRIFGENQTYIPFSRDVVINRGHLTPSADFLYEDQMSATFKYVNVVPQFKTINDRNWEAIERWVRSLIHGGGSLRIKTGAVGTLKLPTDSEPPVLRPIILGDDTKNPVPEWMYKVVRTSTNQPVAIFLTYNNIYAPERPNALKFCETVPCPIFLPNTAVDGFTYCCNDTNNFELDITMYALLA is encoded by the exons ATGAAAGCCTCACGGGTTCTACAATATCTGCTGGTTTGCATCGCCGTTGCACTGGGATTGG TCCTTCAGGCGAACGCCGACTGCCCATTGTCGCGGCCCATGATTGAGGGCACCAATCGCATATTTACCAACCGTGATCTTAGCGGAAATTACGCGCCGAAGCTGATCCAGAGTGTGCAAGCTGGCGAGGTGCTCCACATGATCTGCCAGCCGGACGACATCGTACAGACCACCTGCGAGCCGGACACCAACTTCAACCCACCGCTGCCGATGAGTTGCATTTACCCCATGCCCGCCACTGCCACAATCGTCACCGATGCATCCTGTCCGGCCACAATGTACTCCATTGGCTACACGATCAACAACCAGCAACTGGAGCTGTATCGCGCCTGCTACGATCGCACCAATGTCAGGGCCCTCTTCACGACACACACGGTGTACGGAAAAACCTTCT TTCCAGCGCGTCCCCCCGTCTATTTTAGCCTAGATAACGTCCTGAGTCCGGCGGATGCCAGTACCTTCATGCCCAGCAGTATTTACGGTGCCTTCAGGCGTATCTTCGGCGAAAACCAGACATACATTCCCTTTAGCCGGGATGTGGTCATCAATCGCGGACATTTGACTCCCTCGGCAGATTTTCTGTACGAGGACCAGATGAGCGCCACCTTCAAGTACGTGAATGTGGTGCCGCAGTTCAAGACCATCAACGACCGCAACTGGGAGGCCATCGAGCGCTGGGTGCGCAGTCTTATCCACGGAGGTGGTTCGCTGAGGATCAAGACGGGTGCTGTTGGCACCCTCAAGCTACCGACTGATTCGGAGCCCCCCGTCCTTCGTCCCATAATCCTGGGAGATGACACAAAGAACCCCGTGCCTGAGTGGATGTACAAGGTGGTGAGAACTTCAACCAACCAGCCGGTGGCCATCTTTCTCACGTACAACAACATATACGCGCCTGAACGTCCAAATGCTCTAAAATTTTGCGAAACTGTGCCCTGCCCCATATTCTTGCCCAACACGGCTGTCGATGGCTTCACATACTGCTGCAACGATACAAATAACTTTGAATTAGATATAACCATGTACGCACTCCTTGCATAa